Proteins encoded together in one Zonotrichia leucophrys gambelii isolate GWCS_2022_RI chromosome 1, RI_Zleu_2.0, whole genome shotgun sequence window:
- the LOC135449860 gene encoding complement C1q and tumor necrosis factor-related protein 9A-like has protein sequence MKSWIVLLAIVVSTAETQSQDVCTQGYPGIPGNPGHNGIPGRDGRDGAKGDKGDKGESGIPGSPGKDGVNGEKGERGTNGTVEEKGNKGDKGERGPPGKLGPKGFIGSVGYKGQKGELGLQGQKGLKGDIGPIGPKGTKGEIGHPGRVGFPGPIGPIGNPGPKGNTGGIGPQGNPGVQGERGLKGDRGDKGEVGAPGVLPRSAFSVGLTANTKFPPPNRPIKFDKVLYNSLNDFSSATGKFTCKHPGVYYFTYHITVYSRNVRVALVKNGIKMLHTVDRYQSGEDQASGAAILELQGGDEVWLQAHQGEAFNGLYADGDDDTTFSGFLLFSTADPLEPLLLHSP, from the exons ATGAAAAGCTGGATTGTACTGCTGGCTATTGTGGTCAGCACAGCAGAAACCCAGAGCCAGGACGTCTGCACCCAAGGGTATCCTGGCATCCCTGGCAATCCCGGGCACAATGGCATACCTGGTCGGGATGGACGTGACGGGGCAAAAGGAGACAAGGGAGATAAAG GTGAATCAGGAATTCCTGGAAGTCCAGGAAAAGATGGTGTCAATGGAGAGAAAGGTGAACGAG gAACCAATGGGACTGTTGAAGAGAAGGGGAACAAAGGAGATAAAGGAGAAAGAGGACCACCTGGGAAACTGGGACCAAAAGGATTTATAGGATCAGTGGGTTACAAAGGTCagaagggagagctggggctgcaagGACAAAAGGGTTTAAAAGGAGACATTGGACCCATAGGTCCAAAAGGGACAAAGGGTGAAATTGGCCATCCTGGAAGAGTTGGTTTCCCAGGGCCGATTGGCCCGATTGGTAATCCCGGTCCTAAAGGCAATACTGGAGGTATAGGGCCACAGGGTAACCCAGGAGTTCAGGGGGAAAGAGGCTTGAAAGGAGACCGAGGAGACAAGGGGGAGGTAGGAGCCCCGGGAGTCCTGCCAAGGAGCGCTTTCAGTGTCGGCCTTACAGCCAACACCAAGTTTCCCCCTCCGAATCGCCCGATCAAGTTTGACAAGGTGCTGTATAACAGTCTGAATGACTTCAGCTCGGCTACTGGCAAGTTCACCTGCAAACACCCCGGCGTTTACTATTTCACCTACCACATCACTGTCTACTCGAGGAACGTGCGAGTAGCTCTTGTGAAGAACGGCATCAAGATGCTGCACACGGTGGACAGGTACCAGAGCGGGGAGGACCAGGCCTCGGGAGCCGCCATCCTcgagctgcagggaggagacGAGGTGTGGCTGCAGGCCCACCAAGGAGAGGCTTTCAATGGACTCTATGCAGATGGTGATGATGATACCACCTTCTCTGGGTTCCTCCTGTTCAGCACCGCTGACCCACtggagccactgctgctgcacagcccatAG